The Zobellia alginiliquefaciens genome contains a region encoding:
- a CDS encoding non-ribosomal peptide synthetase, whose translation MKESTKNSSLLNRWKNRETKESTSLQIPKVPVDAQIPLSSGQQRIWFLQQLYPDNPFYNYSEALTFEGKLNVDVLNKSLNYIFEHNQGLRSYYPTIEGVPILKVDDGIPNLKEFDVSHLTEFEAREEASNLMHKQSSLPFDLSEPGLVRVSLIKHTPNRFVLFFTMHHIIIDEWSIDVLKQQLANIYLKLLSDESLEAVSETLQYSDYAHWERNTPIDTKQLEYWKQELSGDIPLLNLQTDNVRPSKPAFRGKQQTLHLGADFSARVLNTSKEMGTTPFVFLLTAYYLFLYKYTGQSDILVGTPIANRSTKSLDKVLGFFINTVVLRNRVHADAIYSELIHEVKKNTLSAFSNKDVPFDVLVKELKVERSLAVSPFFQVMFLYHSSTETPSFGTDLRLVNEAEFDTEVSKFDLTLSISESNGLLSLAFEYDTDLFESDTITRFLQHYKIVLEGMISNPNGKVANLSMMTSGEKNILLPEPAKSNTHFASYKAIHHIIEDVAQKFPQNKALTFNGSSISYQELNARANTFAFAVLQKTKKRNEMVMLCMDRSIEMIVALLGILKAGCAYLPMDPKYPMERLNFILEDANCNIVVTNSSLAKVFEETNKHIILTDTLTTTELQKVILPDVDENDLAYVIYTSGSSGKPKGVPITHKNIINSTAGRLEFYTHDPSAFLLLSSISFDSSKAGIFWTLCTGGNLILTENRIEQDITKIEKLVWDHKVSHTLMLPSLYGVILEHGDLSKLKSLHTVIVAGEACGRNLRELHFKNLPTASLYNEYGPTEATVWCIAHKVEATHDSEIVPIGKPVANAGIYLLNSSKDIVPFGAVGEIYIGGTGVSKGYLNRKELTENVFLDNPFRIGSKIYKTGDLGRYRNDGTIEFLGRVDQQVKVRGFRIELDEVEKTILEFNTVTTVVATVEDNKRLIAYVMASENIRIGELKSDLKARLPEYMVPTQIIQVSEFPLLPNGKVDKVRLGTVQPVEPELKERTIERPATELEKKMLAIWKEVLDLSEIGLHENFFDIGGDSILSIQVISKAKAVDMQLSPNQLFECQTISELVRNLELKSVREEEILNGTKFKHLVPIRSKGAKPPLFCLHSGGTHFFYYNEFANHLKENRPVYALQASGHEDQLTLHRSVHEMAVSFIQEIKKVQPNGPYHFIAYCYNTAIGMEVVRLLDESSDKPNLIVADTMADYLSLFAASRTKVRTTAFFERFKKRPVDAVRRLVKSKLIYPFKEKYKTLKSSGSQKLIRILHNNHIKLYQEYEWKSVASNIRLLLTEKPGSDFNTQVIGSWKKMTTKEVVIVPVEGHHDKLFEDSKMVRKTAIAVDACMVEFETSQKKG comes from the coding sequence TTGAAAGAAAGCACTAAAAATAGTTCGCTATTAAACCGATGGAAAAACCGGGAGACTAAGGAATCTACGTCATTGCAGATACCTAAGGTGCCTGTTGATGCTCAAATTCCTTTGTCTAGCGGTCAACAGCGTATCTGGTTTTTACAACAATTATATCCTGATAACCCCTTCTATAATTACTCTGAGGCGCTGACTTTTGAAGGAAAACTGAATGTTGATGTATTAAACAAGAGCCTCAATTATATTTTTGAGCATAATCAGGGTCTAAGGTCATATTATCCTACTATTGAAGGTGTTCCCATTCTTAAAGTGGATGATGGTATACCGAACCTTAAGGAGTTTGATGTGAGTCATTTAACGGAATTTGAAGCAAGGGAAGAGGCTAGTAATCTAATGCACAAGCAATCATCCTTGCCTTTTGATTTGTCCGAACCCGGTTTGGTGCGTGTATCTTTAATAAAACATACACCAAACAGATTTGTTCTTTTCTTTACCATGCACCATATTATTATAGATGAATGGTCTATTGATGTTTTAAAGCAACAGTTAGCGAACATATACCTAAAGTTGCTCTCTGATGAATCGTTAGAAGCTGTTTCTGAAACTTTGCAATACTCGGATTATGCCCATTGGGAGCGAAATACTCCAATAGATACCAAGCAGTTGGAATATTGGAAGCAAGAACTCTCCGGAGATATTCCTCTCTTGAATTTACAAACCGATAATGTAAGACCTTCAAAACCGGCTTTTAGGGGAAAGCAACAGACACTGCATTTAGGTGCAGATTTCTCTGCTAGGGTTTTAAATACTTCCAAGGAAATGGGGACAACACCTTTTGTTTTCTTGCTCACGGCATATTATCTGTTTTTATATAAGTATACTGGTCAATCGGATATTTTAGTGGGTACGCCTATTGCAAACCGCAGCACAAAATCACTTGATAAGGTGCTCGGGTTTTTTATTAATACAGTGGTGTTGAGAAATAGAGTCCATGCGGATGCTATATATTCAGAATTGATTCATGAGGTAAAAAAAAATACGCTTTCTGCCTTTTCAAACAAAGATGTACCTTTTGATGTTCTCGTGAAGGAATTAAAAGTAGAACGGTCATTGGCCGTGAGTCCGTTTTTTCAGGTGATGTTCTTGTATCACTCATCTACTGAAACTCCTTCATTTGGAACGGATTTACGTTTAGTAAATGAAGCTGAATTTGACACAGAAGTTTCTAAGTTCGATTTAACCTTGTCCATTTCCGAATCTAACGGACTCCTTTCATTAGCTTTTGAATATGACACAGATTTGTTTGAATCTGATACCATTACGCGGTTTCTTCAGCATTATAAAATAGTATTGGAGGGAATGATCTCCAATCCTAATGGAAAGGTGGCTAACCTATCCATGATGACCTCGGGAGAAAAAAATATATTGCTTCCTGAGCCAGCTAAAAGTAATACACATTTTGCATCGTATAAAGCTATTCATCACATTATAGAAGATGTAGCTCAAAAGTTCCCTCAGAATAAAGCATTGACCTTTAACGGAAGTTCAATAAGCTACCAAGAGTTGAATGCACGAGCAAATACATTCGCTTTTGCCGTTCTTCAAAAAACAAAGAAGCGCAATGAAATGGTAATGCTTTGCATGGATAGGTCAATAGAGATGATAGTGGCGCTATTGGGCATCTTAAAAGCGGGTTGTGCCTATCTGCCAATGGATCCCAAATATCCTATGGAAAGGCTGAATTTCATCTTGGAAGATGCTAATTGTAACATTGTGGTTACCAATAGCAGTTTAGCAAAAGTTTTTGAAGAAACAAATAAGCATATCATTTTAACTGATACGTTGACAACCACTGAATTGCAAAAAGTAATTTTGCCCGATGTGGACGAAAATGATTTAGCTTATGTCATTTATACCTCTGGCAGTAGCGGAAAGCCCAAAGGCGTACCCATAACTCATAAAAACATAATCAATTCTACAGCGGGGAGATTGGAGTTTTATACGCACGATCCGAGTGCGTTTTTGTTGCTGTCCTCCATCTCTTTTGATAGTTCAAAGGCCGGAATTTTTTGGACCCTTTGTACAGGGGGGAACCTCATACTTACTGAGAATAGGATTGAACAAGATATTACTAAAATTGAGAAATTAGTATGGGATCATAAAGTGAGTCATACGCTTATGCTTCCTTCTTTATACGGAGTTATTTTAGAGCATGGGGATCTTTCCAAATTAAAAAGTCTTCATACGGTAATAGTAGCGGGCGAAGCTTGTGGGCGGAATTTACGAGAGCTCCATTTTAAAAACCTGCCAACTGCAAGTCTATATAATGAATATGGTCCTACGGAAGCTACTGTTTGGTGCATCGCACATAAAGTTGAAGCAACTCATGATTCTGAAATCGTTCCTATTGGAAAACCCGTAGCCAATGCAGGGATATACCTACTGAATTCGTCCAAAGATATTGTTCCCTTTGGTGCAGTGGGAGAAATATATATTGGTGGAACGGGAGTTTCCAAAGGGTATCTCAATAGAAAGGAACTAACGGAAAACGTGTTTTTAGATAACCCCTTTAGAATCGGCTCCAAAATATATAAAACGGGCGATTTAGGGAGGTACAGAAATGACGGTACTATTGAGTTTTTGGGAAGGGTAGATCAACAAGTTAAAGTTCGTGGATTTAGAATTGAGCTAGATGAAGTGGAGAAAACCATTTTGGAATTTAACACTGTAACAACTGTCGTAGCAACGGTTGAAGATAACAAACGCTTAATCGCTTACGTTATGGCAAGTGAAAATATTAGAATAGGTGAACTAAAATCAGATTTAAAAGCGAGGTTGCCAGAATACATGGTGCCTACACAAATCATTCAGGTAAGTGAGTTCCCGCTTTTGCCCAACGGAAAGGTGGACAAGGTGCGTTTAGGAACTGTTCAACCGGTTGAACCAGAGCTAAAAGAGAGGACAATTGAACGACCTGCTACGGAATTGGAAAAGAAAATGTTGGCTATTTGGAAAGAAGTTCTTGATTTGTCTGAAATTGGACTTCATGAGAATTTCTTTGATATAGGAGGAGATTCTATATTGAGCATACAGGTCATTTCAAAGGCAAAAGCTGTTGATATGCAGCTATCACCTAATCAACTATTTGAATGTCAAACGATTTCTGAACTCGTGCGTAATTTGGAATTAAAAAGTGTTAGGGAAGAGGAAATATTGAATGGAACAAAATTCAAACACTTAGTTCCTATTCGTTCCAAAGGTGCTAAACCACCATTGTTTTGTTTGCATTCTGGTGGAACTCATTTCTTTTACTATAATGAGTTTGCCAACCATTTAAAAGAAAATAGACCCGTGTATGCGCTACAAGCCTCTGGACATGAAGATCAGCTTACTTTACATAGAAGTGTTCATGAAATGGCGGTCAGTTTCATTCAGGAAATTAAAAAAGTGCAACCTAATGGACCTTATCACTTTATTGCATATTGCTACAATACGGCAATAGGAATGGAGGTTGTGAGGTTATTGGATGAGTCTTCGGATAAGCCAAATCTTATTGTTGCGGATACCATGGCGGACTATCTTAGTTTGTTTGCGGCATCCAGGACTAAAGTACGTACAACCGCTTTTTTTGAGCGATTTAAAAAAAGACCCGTAGATGCTGTCCGTCGTTTGGTTAAGTCAAAACTGATTTACCCCTTCAAAGAAAAATATAAAACGCTGAAGAGTAGCGGAAGCCAAAAACTGATTAGAATTCTTCATAACAATCATATTAAATTATATCAAGAATATGAGTGGAAATCTGTAGCGAGCAATATTCGTTTGTTATTGACGGAAAAACCCGGTAGTGATTTTAATACTCAGGTCATTGGCTCGTGGAAGAAAATGACAACTAAAGAAGTTGTAATTGTCCCGGTTGAAGGGCATCATGATAAGCTTTTTGAAGATTCAAAAATGGTGCGCAAAACCGCTATTGCCGTAGATGCTTGTATGGTTGAGTTTGAAACTAGTCAGAAAAAAGGTTAA
- a CDS encoding 4'-phosphopantetheinyl transferase family protein, with protein sequence MKLTENDAHVWNFKVSDFDEMGTYLKLLSLDEKERVTRFKFEKDRKTYILARGLLRVLSGRYLNVSPEKIHFKYSEYGKPDYNLETSIKFNVSHSGELIVLVFVKNSTIGIDVEKIKTDFDVLKLAENFFSFKEIEMLNDVPKNDLHRAFYCCWTRKESFIKAKGIGLSFPLASFTVSLEDENAELLRTDWNPQEKNQWKLFSFGLQNDYVGAITVATGIRSVLYFNLEAFLTKMS encoded by the coding sequence ATGAAATTAACCGAAAACGACGCACATGTCTGGAATTTTAAAGTGAGTGATTTTGATGAAATGGGCACTTATTTAAAATTGCTATCTCTTGATGAAAAAGAAAGGGTTACTCGGTTTAAATTTGAAAAAGATAGGAAAACCTACATTTTAGCGAGAGGGTTGTTAAGAGTCTTATCTGGACGCTATTTGAACGTTTCTCCGGAAAAAATCCACTTTAAATACAGCGAATATGGAAAACCGGACTATAACCTAGAAACGTCAATTAAGTTTAATGTATCTCATTCGGGAGAACTTATTGTTTTAGTCTTTGTGAAAAATAGTACCATTGGTATAGATGTTGAAAAAATCAAAACTGATTTTGACGTATTGAAACTAGCAGAAAATTTTTTCTCGTTTAAGGAAATAGAGATGTTAAATGATGTGCCCAAAAATGATTTACACAGGGCCTTCTATTGTTGTTGGACCAGAAAAGAATCTTTTATCAAGGCAAAGGGTATTGGTCTTTCTTTTCCTTTAGCTTCGTTTACAGTCTCTTTGGAGGATGAAAATGCGGAATTGTTACGTACGGATTGGAATCCTCAAGAAAAAAACCAATGGAAGCTGTTTTCTTTCGGACTGCAGAATGACTATGTGGGTGCTATTACGGTCGCTACTGGAATCCGGTCCGTATTGTACTTCAATCTCGAGGCTTTTCTAACAAAAATGAGCTAG